A stretch of Lactiplantibacillus brownii DNA encodes these proteins:
- a CDS encoding glycogen/starch/alpha-glucan phosphorylase: MKLTRAQFKEDFLAEIKTLYATDLSDTSALNQFIALGHLVRRYDGSNWKQTGDRYRQHDDKQVYYFSIEFLPGRLLKSNLLNLGLLDTVRQGLTELGLDFAAISAAEPDPGLGNGGLGRLAACYMDSMASLGIAGNGNGIRYRYGLFKQVFMDGYQVELPDDWLRNGNVWEIRRENKACLVRFGGNVWMQPQPDGSLKAISENTDDVWAVPYDVGMVGYHNDVTNTLRLWSAELPPSADNTTFSQARRDRIDDITKVLYPDDSNSEGQALRLRQEYFFSSAGVQSIIRHFGLHHQGVKELANKIAIHINDTHPTLVIPEMMRLLMDEHHCSWEVAWALTTQVMSYTNHTIMQEALETWPIEMFKGLLPRLYQIVAEIDRRYRVAKTPIFGEELVNRTAPLGNGQVRMAFLAVIGSHSVNGVAPLHTELLKEDVLRDLYQVYPERFNNKTNGIATRRWVQLANEPLANLIDSKIGSTWRQQPNELKTLTAYQHDAKFLKQLMAVKVQNKAALAAYIKQTLGIDIRTDAIFDVQIKRLHAYKRQLLHVFEIIREYLAIKDQPEAVEPARVHIFGAKAAPSYHYAKSIIKLINALADLVNHDPAIGDRLKVAFIPNYGVSLGELIIPAADVSEQISTASKEASGTSNMKLMANGAVSLATLDGANIDIIEAAGEANEYAFGLTAKAVYGYYQRGDYQAADFYNADPELKRILDTLIDGTIPGISTEGREIYDSLLKYNDEFFVLADYESYVQQQRQIAHDYEDQTQWQGKALANIAASGVFSADLAVARYSDDIWQVPHAKLGQ; the protein is encoded by the coding sequence TTGAAGTTAACACGGGCACAATTTAAAGAAGATTTTTTAGCGGAAATTAAGACGTTGTATGCGACAGATTTAAGTGATACCTCGGCACTCAATCAGTTCATCGCACTCGGTCACCTGGTACGCCGCTATGATGGGTCAAATTGGAAGCAAACTGGTGACCGCTATCGGCAACACGATGACAAACAAGTTTATTATTTTTCAATTGAATTTTTGCCAGGTCGATTATTAAAATCAAACTTACTCAATTTGGGATTACTAGACACGGTGCGCCAAGGCCTGACTGAACTCGGCTTAGACTTTGCGGCAATCAGTGCGGCCGAACCCGATCCAGGCTTAGGCAATGGCGGCCTCGGGCGATTAGCAGCCTGTTATATGGACTCGATGGCAAGCTTAGGCATCGCCGGTAATGGTAACGGGATTCGTTATCGTTACGGTCTCTTCAAGCAAGTATTCATGGATGGCTATCAGGTGGAATTGCCTGACGATTGGTTACGAAACGGGAACGTCTGGGAGATCCGGCGAGAAAATAAAGCCTGTCTGGTTCGTTTTGGTGGGAATGTCTGGATGCAACCACAACCGGACGGCAGCTTAAAGGCCATATCTGAAAATACCGATGACGTCTGGGCGGTTCCTTACGATGTCGGCATGGTCGGCTACCACAACGATGTCACGAATACGTTGCGGTTATGGTCGGCAGAGTTACCGCCTAGTGCGGATAATACCACCTTTTCACAAGCACGGCGAGATCGGATTGACGACATTACTAAGGTCCTCTATCCAGATGATTCGAACTCTGAAGGGCAAGCATTGCGGCTACGGCAAGAGTATTTCTTCTCATCCGCTGGGGTCCAAAGTATCATCCGCCATTTTGGCTTGCATCATCAAGGGGTCAAAGAACTCGCGAATAAGATCGCCATTCATATCAATGATACACATCCGACGTTAGTCATTCCTGAAATGATGCGGTTGCTGATGGATGAACATCATTGTTCTTGGGAGGTTGCTTGGGCGTTGACGACGCAAGTCATGAGTTATACGAACCATACGATTATGCAAGAAGCGCTCGAAACATGGCCAATTGAGATGTTCAAAGGATTATTACCACGGCTCTATCAAATCGTGGCTGAAATCGACCGTCGTTACCGAGTTGCTAAAACACCGATCTTTGGTGAGGAGCTGGTTAATCGGACGGCGCCACTTGGAAACGGACAAGTACGGATGGCCTTTTTAGCGGTCATTGGCAGTCATAGCGTCAATGGCGTGGCACCGCTGCACACGGAATTACTCAAAGAAGATGTTTTGCGCGACTTATATCAAGTTTACCCAGAACGCTTTAACAATAAGACTAATGGGATTGCGACGCGGCGTTGGGTGCAATTGGCTAATGAACCTTTGGCCAATTTGATCGATTCGAAGATCGGGTCAACTTGGCGCCAGCAACCGAATGAGTTGAAGACGCTAACGGCTTATCAGCACGACGCGAAGTTCTTAAAACAGTTAATGGCGGTCAAAGTGCAAAATAAGGCCGCACTAGCGGCGTATATCAAGCAGACGCTGGGCATCGACATCAGGACGGATGCGATTTTTGACGTTCAGATCAAGCGACTCCACGCCTACAAACGGCAACTGTTGCATGTTTTTGAGATTATTCGTGAGTATTTAGCAATCAAAGATCAGCCTGAAGCAGTGGAACCAGCGCGGGTGCATATTTTTGGCGCTAAAGCCGCTCCCAGCTATCATTACGCGAAGTCGATTATTAAATTGATCAATGCGCTGGCTGATCTCGTCAATCACGATCCAGCCATTGGAGACCGGTTGAAGGTAGCGTTTATCCCGAATTACGGCGTTTCCTTAGGTGAGTTGATCATTCCTGCCGCGGACGTCAGCGAACAGATTTCGACGGCCTCTAAAGAAGCCTCCGGGACGAGCAACATGAAGCTGATGGCTAATGGGGCCGTTTCCCTGGCGACACTTGATGGTGCGAACATTGACATTATTGAGGCTGCGGGTGAAGCCAACGAATACGCCTTTGGGCTGACGGCTAAGGCGGTCTACGGTTACTATCAGCGCGGTGATTATCAGGCCGCGGACTTTTACAATGCGGACCCTGAATTGAAACGGATTTTGGACACGCTAATTGATGGCACGATTCCGGGGATCAGTACTGAGGGTCGTGAAATTTACGATTCCTTGTTAAAGTATAACGACGAATTTTTCGTACTAGCCGATTATGAAAGCTATGTCCAGCAACAACGGCAGATCGCTCATGATTATGAAGATCAAACGCAGTGGCAAGGTAAAGCCTTAGCCAATATTGCGGCATCTGGCGTTTTCTCGGCTGATTTAGCGGTGGCTCGCTATAGCGATGATATTTGGCAAGTGCCACACGCTAAATTAGGCCAATAA